The sequence tccttctctctaCGACCTCCCTCCCTTCGCCAATAGGTCCGCTGTTGACTCGTTACCGGCATGTCCACCCAAACACCGTCATCACTGATCGGCGAAGTCCTCCGACAAcctgatgatctcctcaaaCTAGCTGCATACCGCAAGAAACTACTGAAAGAGAAATCGTCCCTCGACGCGAAACTCTCTTCGGGGGTCAAAGCTCAATTGGACGCTACGAGAGATGCGCTGTTAAAGCTGCAAAATAGCAGAGCGGCGATGGGTCTGAtaagagaggagatgatggccgtggagaagctgatgggggacgaagatggggGCGAAGCGTTTGATAAGATCACGAGGGTCAGTGTGCACTCTTCGTCTCAGATTGTATCGTAGGCTCTCTGGTGACAAGTGTTCCGAGGAGTGCTCCGCTTTTGTCCTATGTCCTTGCGGACCGAGCTAACATTCGACTGGTTAATCTCAGGTATCGACGGTTCATCGTAATTTCGCTCAGACCACCAAGATGGTTAACAATCTTCGATCCATGTCGGACAAAGTCGACCACATCGCTTCCTTGCTCGACTCTGACCGCAACCAACCAGGAGGTCCGTCTGGTCCTTCGCCAAATCTCCTCCCTATCCACTTTCAGTTACAGCAACTGGAAGCATTCCGGAACGAGACGCTACACCAGGCCAAGAAGGGTGACGTAGCGGAAAGGGAGGTCTTGATAAAATGGTTCGAGAAGCTGGACAAAGTCGGGAATGATTTCGAGGCTTGGTTGTGGGAGATTGGTAGCGGAGTGGTGGATTTGGCGAGAAGGGGGAATGGAGGGACAGTGGTCAGGTTATTGAAGATCGTTGAAGtagaggggaaggaggacgagaaggtaAGCTGGTATCGTGGTACGTGCTGCAAGTACAGCTAGCTGAAGACGATCATTGTCTAGGCCGTAGCGATCCGTCTGGTCCGGAAAGTAGCCACCACCGATGCTGCATCCAGATATAAATCTATGCAAGCCAACGCGAGAGTAATCAAGAACTACCGTCATAAACTACTCGATGCAATGACCGCTTCAGTCCGTCAAGCGTTCGATGACCATTTCCTTGACAACCAGTACGACTTCCTCGCCTTCATCGATGGACTCGGATGGCTCTACAAGGATATCATTCGAATCAAGGACGATGTGGAACCTCTCTTCCCGGAAGACTACGAGATCACTCCTTTTCTGGTCAAGACATACCATAAATGTCTCAATGACACTTTACGGAAAGTCGTCGACTCTGCTCCGGAAGCGAAGGTTCTGTTGGAGCTGCATGCGTGGATCAAGGAGTATAGAGGCAGTATGAAAGAGTTGGAGATCCCGAGTGCATGGCTACAACCGCCGTTGCTTGATGGGAAATCACAAGATCTGATAGAAGACTACGTCAAATTGATCGTGACCAAGCTGGACGAGTGGACTGTGAACCTTATGAGAGAGGAAACAGGCAAATTCACTTGGCGAACAAGGGAGCCGGAACAAGCGGACGATGGGCAATTGGGTATGGAAGGAGTTGTCgatttcttctcccttgTCAATCAACAATGCGATCTGGCTCTTGACTCAAATCAAGGTGCCGTCCTCGTGCGGGTGGTCACGGAATCGGCGAAAGTCATGCGACGTGTCCAAGCTGAATGGTTGAAGCTCGTCGCGGACGAGGCGAAAGCtcaggtggagaagaaaccGGAAGAAGTACCTGGTGGTTTGGTCGAATACGTCATTGCTCTCGCGAACGATCAGTTGAAATCAGCCGATTACGTCGAAGCGCTCTCGACGAAATTGGAACCTCTAGTGTCGGCGAAATACAAGGAAGTGATTTCTGCACGACTGAACGAAGCGATCGATGGATATCTCGACGTTGCCAAACGGTGTACTTCATCTCTGGTTGATTTCGTCTTCAACGACCTGAAGACGGCTACGAAAGGTTTGATCACACCAGCATGGTACACGGATCAATTGATGCCTCAAATCATCGAGACGATGCGGGATTACATGTCCGACTATCAAACCCATTTGAATCCGTCGATATTCGAAATTCTGATCGAGGATCTGCTAGATACATTCCTGATCTCATATCTGACGGCATTGCGGCGGGCTACCTCACGGTCATTACGAATGCCAATCGCCATCCAGAAGATCCGATCGGATATTTCCCAAGCGTTCGATTTCTTCTCGAAATACAAGTCGCCCCAAGAACTCGAACAGAACTTCGAGGTGTTGGACATGGTAGTGAGCATGTTGTCGGCATCGAGTCAGATGGTTTTCATGGATTATTGGAATTTCGCAAAGAAACATGGACCGAACCTCGCTTTTGTGGAAGCTCTGATGAAGGCTAGAGACGATTTGGATAGAGTGCAAGTCGGTGAGATTAtggagatgttgagaagaaagatcaaagaggaagatatTGGTGAACCGGAAGAACCAACAATCATGGTCAGTACTCTCGTCATCTATCTATGTTGGGAGTGCCACTTGCTGAGTTTCTGCTTGTACAGGTCAAAGTTCAAGCGACTTCCGGTGGCCTGCTTTCCAACTTGTCAAATCTGGCAGGGACTTATGCCAGTAACTTCACAACTAGTAACTTTGCCGCACCCGGAATGAGACCATTTTAGTCTGGACCTCAGTCGAATCGATGATGGCTTCATATCAATCGTTATTATGCTGGAGGTGCTTTTCGCATCCATCACACCGTTACCTCTTGACCATTCTGCATTTCGCGCCTACAGTAAGATCATATCACATCTTTCCTCTACTTGTACTTTCCGTTGTATTACATTACATTTCATGGGATATGCATTGTTAGTCCATCTTCCTGATCGACAGAGATAAGTAGCAATGTGACGCTGTCGTGACCATGTGCTTCCTCGAAATCGCTTCATCAATCGGAAGTCCACCCTCAGTCCATCTTGGACTTGTCAGCTCCAGGCTGAGTGGTACGATCGGGCAACTGCTCTGCGAGCGcatcgatcttcttgaaTTGATGAGTGAATCGAGAGGGATAGAGGAAAGGTCGCAGGTCGAATCCTGTGAGATTATGACGCAATTCAGCAGTCTGGACAGATTCTGCAGCCACTCAGCTGAAGCGGCTTGAACGACGTACTGTTGTCATCAGGACCGTAAGATTCCTGCGAAAGGACGGATTAGCGATTGTCTCAGGTCGTTCACCCAGGGAGCCCTTACCATATGAACCGAAGGCGTGATTGTGGTCCTGTACAGAAGTCAGCTCTACCCTCCTTCCGTGCCAAAGTTCATGCGATATACTCACATTTTGTGTCGATTGATCGCGTATGTGAAAAAGAAATGCTTGACCTTGGTCGCAATCTACCAAAGACGATCTAGATATCAGTCCTCATTTCGAGGTGATGCCATCAAAGCTCTGGACACATTGAACAAATTACTTACCTCTGATGGAGACAGGAATGTGCCCCACTCCTGCACCAGCTTTCCGAACATGCTATATGGTCCGCATTTCTCCACCTTTCGCAAACGTCCAAAGACAGACAACTCGTCGTACGTCATTCCCATTTCCACTTCATCGGCTTGAGCGACATTATCTGGGCCAAGAGGAACGAGTTCAGCAGTAGGTATGGCATCGAGGAAGCTGGTACCGAGTGGATCAGCATCGATCAAGCTCGGCCCAGCTAGACTGGAGCGTGGGCGTGGACAACACAGATAGAAATACTCACCTAGCCAGAATCGGTAAATCGAATTTGCTCTCTGCCCAGTGGATGAACTTTTTCAAGTCGGTTTTACTGATTCCGCCGATGGGGTTGACATCGGCACTCGAGCAACTGTGATATCACAGAGGGCATGTCAATTGACCGCTTAGACTGACGGCATGGGTTCGTTGCACAGCACTTACTCATACTTGGTGTAGTAGCCTCTCAAACTCTCATCGACGTTGGCACTGCCCAACACTAGCAGACTTCCAACTTTACCCCTTGTCCAGGGGAGAAGTTGCGCGAACATGTACGCCACCACCATACGGAGACGAGCCTGTTTCATCagcatgtcagctgatgtCCCGACCTTGACAAGAATGTGCAGCACACCTGAATGTTCTGCAACGCCAGGTTTTCTGCCGATGACCCGCCATGCACCGCAAACTGAGGCTTCTTGCCGGTCACCAGACTGAAGATGCCTTTGACAGCCGAGACAGCAGTGTCCATATTGAGGTCGGTGTGGTACCTGTGACGAAATTCCGTGTGAGCACGTAAATCGTCACCTTGAAAGATGATGAAAACCCACGCGCCGATCGCCTCCGCGAGATCCTTCGCCCTTTTCCGCGTCTCAGGACTGGAGTGCTCTGTACCCATGTAGCATGTGTGGAAGATCCTGCTGGCAAACTCCCTTGGATCGGTCGGAAGGTAGCTGGAATCCTCTGGTTCTCCTGTGATACGTCTCGCATCGGCAATAACCTGCTTGTCTCCTTTCGATGAAGCGTCTCCTACTAGTCGACACATAGAATGAATAATCGTGGCCGTCGCACAACTATCAATGCCGCCACTGAGAGGTAAAAAGTAGCCTTGGGTTCTAGATCGTCGGAGATAATCCCACAGCCAGCAAGCGGGACCAAGTCTAAATGGGGCAATGTCAGTACCGCATCTGACCGACAGCTGGTCGGTCCGACACCTACGCGATTTCCTCTTCTGGAGTATGGTACGTGACTTCAACAGACCCTTTggtctcctcatcacctATACGGATACCTTGACCACCATCCAGTCTGGTGTCGATATATGTTCTTTCGTACGCTTCAGCCTGAGCACTTTGCATTCTTCTACTGCTTGTCGTTCGATGAGCGCGCACAGCGCCCAGATCGACCGTAGCGGTGACGACTTCGACATCGGAGAGCGAGAATTGAGAGCCTCTGGCGAGAATTTGACCGTTCATGGCAATGAGGCAAGCGCCATCGTAGTATAACCGATCTCCATCACAGCCTTGTTGATTCGCGTACAAGTAAATTCCACCAAGCTGGACCCGACCGTCAGCGGTGAATGCTGTCGTAATGGAATAAAAATATTGCGCACCTTCATCGTTGCCTCTTTGATGAGGTCAATTCGTCGGTTCAGCTTCCGGAGCTCGTGATGACTGGCCGAAGAGTTGGTGAAGATCTCTACCCCGTCTAGACCCATGAGTATATGAGGACTACAATACGACATAGTCAGCGTATGAGTTAGACTAAtcggaaggaggacaaTTGACATACGAAGCAGGAGTAAAGAGCTCTTCGCAGAGCTCTACACCGATCACGGTGTCCTCAGTCGACACAACACCATCACCAAAAGGGACATGGGTCTATTATACGGCTGCTCAGCAACTCCAGCTCGCTATTTTGGTACGAGAAGACGGTACGGGAAGATAACGCACCTGACCGGTGATCCGACGGATCATGCCTGGCAGGGAGTGCTGTTCGAGATGTCTGTGCTTGTGCCATGGTGTGAAGTGCCTCAATTCTCGCTTCGATCGCACGGTGTCAGCTTGGAGATTTCGTGGACATTCTGTCATCCCCCGAAGCTCACATAGTTTCCGTCATTGGCCATCCACATCTTTGGCCTGATCATTGCAATCTTTCCATCGTGAATGATCACTCGACAGTTATAgttgttgttcttgtgCTCAATTGGCCTGTTTGAAATTCGGATAGGAATCGTCAGTTACATCTGAGAAGATTGCAGATAGGAAGAGATAGCAGACTTTGACTCACATTCCAACATCGCAAATGATGCCCTTAGCCTCCTCACTCTGCAAGATTGTAGCGAGCACTTCCCAAGAATGAAGGATCGTATCGCCTACAGGTAGCCACTAAATAGTGAGCAGACTGGCTCAAGCTCCTGGAGTCAACGGTGCGGGAAGACAGTGTTGAGTAATTCACCTTCTAAGAAATGGTCCAGACAGCCATATCCTGGAATTTCAAGTTCGGGTCCAACACGGAGTTTGGCTCCTCTCGATTTCGCAATGGCGATAGACCGCAAGATTCGCTCACAATTGCCCTGCGTTTGGTTCCATCAGTTCtcaggacaaggagatAAAGATTTTTCGTATTCACCTCGAAGTCGAGGGACCACTGATCCAGTTGACTGCAAGgggagggtgagtgggagcGCATAATCGGGATTACATTTCGCGGTTAATCACATACCAGCTGCGGAGgacgatgtcagctgaattggcttgaagaggagatgagcgatTAGGACTCACGTTGCTACTGTCACGAGGTGCATTGTGACCTGTATCTTTCCTGTGTGTGTGCTATGAACAAGTGGTGGTCGCAACAGGTGTGTTGAACCTATTTTACTCTCCGACGATGATAAACGATGTCATAGGACTTGACTCATTggggagagtggaggaggatcgtGAAGATCACGTGATTCAGAGATTTAATCCCGTCACCCCCTCGCGTTCATTGTCAAAGGGGTTTTTATCTGATCTCATAGTTGCTCCTCGCATCCACCTACACTCTCTCTGCGCTACAGAGGTCCTTGCTTTCCCCTTCGTCAGATACGTGTAGGAGTCACAGATAAACGAGCGAACGAAATATGGCCGAACAACAAGTCAACCTCACGGATCTCGAGCCTGCACAGCTTCAAGAGGTGAAAAAGCAACTCGATCAAGTGAGCTTCACTGCTTTCTTTCGTCTTGGCGTATGGACTACATCGcgagtggagaaggaatgaAGCTGATACAAGACATCCTCATTATCTTCGCAGGAATTGGAACATCTCACCAACTCTTACTCTCAATTAAAACAAGCGCAGACGAAATTCCGATCTTGTGTGGAGAAtgtctcctccctctcacctGCTTCTAAAGGTGAGTTCTTTGAGAGAACTCGCTCTCAACGTCCTCCCTTCGTCGTTGTCATTGTAGTGTATTGATGAACAAGTTTGTGTAGGGAAAGAAGTTTTGATACCGCTTACTAGCTCTTTGTATGTTCCTGGCAAATTGACAGATGTCGAGAATGTCGTTGTGGACGTTGGAACTGGATATTACGTGAAGAAAGTGAGTCGCTCATTGTTCCCTTGCTCTGCCGCCTTCATCCAGATATCCAACGAGTCCTCAATCTCAATTATTGTCTTCTTGCCATCTCGTTCATCGCTCATCCAATGATTGCTCAACGTGACGTGCTAATCACTCGATCGCACAGAACAAAGCCGAAGCTACCGAACATTACACTGCCAAAACCAATTTCGTGCAAGGCAATCTCGAAACACTCCAGAAGACCATCGAGCGAAAACAGGAGAACGTTCAAAGTGTCATGCAAGTCTtgcagatgaagatgcagcaacagcaacaggCTGGTGCGATTCAGGCGTGATGGACACAGCAGGCAGGTGTGGCGGGGGTTTGCaaggagaaaagaggagCAGTAGCGAAGGTGATATCATGCATTATATACCCTTGTGATCTATACAATTTACTTCTCGCTTCAAAAGCTATTGTTCGTTGCCCGATGTTCTAGCGAATTAATGGGCCTCAAACGCCTCTACGCCTCTTCACATAGGAGCCGAAACGCCTAGCTTTCTGTGCATCTTCCATGAAATCTCGAGGAAGTTTGGCTCAGTCTCCGGAGTGACGATGCCATGTCGCATGAGGAAGTCAACATAAACCAAACCACAATTGGGCTTCATATCGTTACCGTGTAGAGCCTCGATAAGCTCCGGAACAGACATGAGCTGCAGACAGTATTCGAGGGACAGGTCAGCGTGGCGCAGACAAGTCCTCGTGGCCGAACTCAAGGTCAAGAGTAGACAGCAGACTTACAGCGAATGACTCCACTTCATCGTCGTGTGGTGCCGGCTTCACATATTCTGCTGAGTCAGAAGGCGGTAGTGGCAGATCGTATATGTATTCCACCTCTAAAAAGACCATCTTCTTTCAGCTTTATCGGGTCAGATCACTGACTGTGCTTCAGCTCACCAGGTTGGAGATATCCGTCCTCTGTGATGTAGAAGTAAGACATGACTCCTGTGGCCCTGCGTTGACGAAATGTCCAGAACGATTAACGTCGTTTCAACGGGTTTGCTGGTCGAGACTCACTTGATATGCTTTCTCACAAGGTCTCCCGGTAAACTCGCTTCCTCATCGCATTCTTTGATAATTGAGTCGAACGGTGTCATTCCCGAAGGTATGCCACCGGCTACGGAC is a genomic window of Kwoniella newhampshirensis strain CBS 13917 chromosome 13, whole genome shotgun sequence containing:
- a CDS encoding NAD+ synthetase — its product is MHLVTVATQLDQWSLDFEGNCERILRSIAIAKSRGAKLRVGPELEIPGYGCLDHFLEGDTILHSWEVLATILQSEEAKGIICDVGMPIEHKNNNYNCRVIIHDGKIAMIRPKMWMANDGNYRELRHFTPWHKHRHLEQHSLPGMIRRITGQTHVPFGDGVVSTEDTVIGVELCEELFTPASPHILMGLDGVEIFTNSSASHHELRKLNRRIDLIKEATMKLGGIYLYANQQGCDGDRLYYDGACLIAMNGQILARGSQFSLSDVEVVTATVDLGAVRAHRTTSSRRMQSAQAEAYERTYIDTRLDGGQGIRIGDEETKGSVEVTYHTPEEEIALGPACWLWDYLRRSRTQGYFLPLSGGIDSCATATIIHSMCRLVGDASSKGDKQVIADARRITGEPEDSSYLPTDPREFASRIFHTCYMGTEHSSPETRKRAKDLAEAIGAYHTDLNMDTAVSAVKGIFSLVTGKKPQFAVHGGSSAENLALQNIQARLRMVVAYMFAQLLPWTRGKVGSLLVLGSANVDESLRGYYTKYDCSSADVNPIGGISKTDLKKFIHWAESKFDLPILASFLDAIPTAELVPLGPDNVAQADEVEMGMTYDELSVFGRLRKVEKCGPYSMFGKLVQEWGTFLSPSEIATKVKHFFFTYAINRHKMTTITPSVHMESYGPDDNRFDLRPFLYPSRFTHQFKKIDALAEQLPDRTTQPGADKSKMD
- a CDS encoding prefoldin, alpha subunit, which codes for MAEQQVNLTDLEPAQLQEVKKQLDQELEHLTNSYSQLKQAQTKFRSCVENVSSLSPASKGKEVLIPLTSSLYVPGKLTDVENVVVDVGTGYYVKKNKAEATEHYTAKTNFVQGNLETLQKTIERKQENVQSVMQVLQMKMQQQQQAGAIQA